In Candidatus Binatia bacterium, the DNA window TCCCCGCCCAGCTGCGGGTGAAGGTGATCCGCCGCCCCCGCTACGCCTGCCGGACTTGCGAAGAGGCCGTGGTGCAGGCTCCTGCTCCGGAGCGGCCGATCACCGGCGGGATGGCCACTGAGGCGCTCATCGCGCACGTGCTGGTGGCCAAGTTCGGTGATCATCTGCCCCTGTACCGCCAGGCGGGGATCTTCGCCCGGCAAGGGATCGCGCTCGACCGTTCCACCCTGTGCGACTGGGTCGGGCGGGCCTGCTGGTGGCTCGAGCCGCTGTGGCGCCTCTTGCGCCGGCACGTCATGGGCTCGACCCGGATCTTCGCCGATGACAGTGTGCCACGAACATGCCGACGAAAGGAGGTGTGGTGCTGATCGAGCGATGAGGGACGGCCCCTCGGGGTCGGTCGTCAGGGACAGGCCCCAAACCGCTGCGAGCCGCGTCGGTCAAAAGCCCTCGTGGTGAGCGTCGCAGGAAAAGGCGGGACATCATCCCGTCAGGTGAGTGTCGGAGAGGCGAGCGAGAGCGAACCGCTGATGACGTGTCGAAAGCGTACAGACGATGCCGAAACCGGGAGGTTGTCGTTGGCCCGGGACGAGTCTGGGGGGCGCCCTGATTACTGCCCAGGCGGCATCCGGCATGGAGGCGGCGCGACTCCGGCACAGGCGCTCGTTCGGAACGTGGGAACCTGCCGCCCCGGTGCGAAGGGAGACGCTCGAGCGGGCAGCCCCCGCGAGGGCCAGAGTACCGATACGGGGCGGAGGGGCGGAGTGACCCGTAGTAGGGGTGAGGGCCGCGACAAACGGCCGGACCGAAGGGGTCGCGTCGCCCGGCCCCATCCCGGCGGCAACCGGTGACGGGAGGACCGGCGTGGGTGGGGCGAAGCCGTTCGACATTCCCAAGAAGGAGGTCTGGGAAGCCTTCAAGAAGGTGAGGGCGAACGACGGTGCGGCCGGGGTCGACGGCGTGTCGATCGCGGAGTTCGAGGCTGACCTGACGGGCAACCTCTACAAGCTCTGGAACCGGCTGTCGTCGGGCAGCTACTTTCCTCCCCCGGTCCGCCGGGTCGACATCCCCAAGCCCGACGGCGGCACGCGCCCGCTCGGCGTCCCGACGGTCGCGGACCGCGTGGCTCAGGAGGTCGTCCGGCGCCGCCTGGAGCCGCTGGTGGAACCCCGGTTCCACCCGGACTCCTACGGCTACCGACCGGGCCGCTCGGCGCTCGACGCCGTCGCGGCGGCACGCCAGCGGTGCTGGCGATTCGATTGGGTCCTCGATCTCGACATCAAGGGCTTCTTCGACAGTATCCCGCACGACCTTCTCCTGAAGGCGGTGCGGCATCATACTGATTGCCGCTGGACACTCTTGTACATCGAGAGATGGCTGACAGCACCGGTGCAGATGGAGGACGGTAGTCTTCATCCGCGGGGGTGCGGGACACCGCAAGGCGGGGTGATCAGCCCCGTCCTCGCGAACCTGTTCTTGCATTATGCTTTCGACATGTGGATGCGTCGGGTCTTCCCTGCCATCCCGTTCGAGCGCTACGCGGATGACGTCATCTGCCACTGCCGCACCCAGGCGGAAGCCGAGCGGCTCAAGGCGGCGCTCGACGCGCGCCTGGCCGCGTGCGGTCTGGCCCTGCACCCGGAGAAGACGAGGGTCGTCTACTGCCGGGACACCGACCGCCCCGGCGACCACCCGGTCCACAAGTTCACCTTCCTCGGCTACGAGTTCCGTCCGAGGCTGGTGCGCTGGCGGGCCGGCCAGTACCGGGTCGGCTTCACGCCCGCCGTCGGTCCGAAGGCGCTGAAGGCCATCCGCACGGAAGTGCGGCGCTGGCGGCTGCACCGGCGGACCGACAAGGAGCTCGCCGATCTGGCGCGGATGTTCAACCCGATCATCCGGGGCTGGATCCTCTACTACGGCAAGTTCCACCGCTCCGCCCTGTATCCCGCCCTCCGGCACATCGACCTCTACCTGGGACGATGGGCCTGCAAGAAGTTGAAGCGACACCGCGGACACCAGCGGCGCGCCCACCGGTGGCTGGCCCGAGAGGCTCAGGCCCGGCCACGGCTGTTCGCGCACTGGTCCTTCCTCCGCGGGTCGGGCTGGGCGACAAGAGCCGTATGAGCCGAGAGGTTCACGTACGGTTCTGTGAGCGCGCGGGGGTGAGATTCCCCCGCGCGACTCGACCCACGCTGCCGGTGCTCGACCCGGGCCGGGGCCGGACCAAGACCGGCCGGCTGTGGGGCTACGCGATCGACGATCGGCCCTGGGGCGGCACGACCCCGCCGGCGGTGGTCTACCTCTACGCCGAGGACCGCAAGGGCGAGCACCCGGCCGCGCACCTGGCCGGGTTCACGGGCGTGCTGCAGGTGGACGGCTACGGCGGCTTCAAGAGCCTGCTCGCGGACCGTCCGCCCGGGGAGATCCGTCTCGCCTTCTGTTGGGCGCACTGCCGGAGGCGCTTTTA includes these proteins:
- the ltrA gene encoding group II intron reverse transcriptase/maturase, translating into MGGAKPFDIPKKEVWEAFKKVRANDGAAGVDGVSIAEFEADLTGNLYKLWNRLSSGSYFPPPVRRVDIPKPDGGTRPLGVPTVADRVAQEVVRRRLEPLVEPRFHPDSYGYRPGRSALDAVAAARQRCWRFDWVLDLDIKGFFDSIPHDLLLKAVRHHTDCRWTLLYIERWLTAPVQMEDGSLHPRGCGTPQGGVISPVLANLFLHYAFDMWMRRVFPAIPFERYADDVICHCRTQAEAERLKAALDARLAACGLALHPEKTRVVYCRDTDRPGDHPVHKFTFLGYEFRPRLVRWRAGQYRVGFTPAVGPKALKAIRTEVRRWRLHRRTDKELADLARMFNPIIRGWILYYGKFHRSALYPALRHIDLYLGRWACKKLKRHRGHQRRAHRWLAREAQARPRLFAHWSFLRGSGWATRAV